In Trichoplusia ni isolate ovarian cell line Hi5 chromosome 2, tn1, whole genome shotgun sequence, the DNA window TATCGGTATCAAATCGCCTTAATACAAGAAATCAAATGAAACAAGAAAAGTAATCAGTCAATGTtgattttttaatcgacttAAAAAAAGGCGTTTCTGAACacagtttgattgtttgtagGTACGTACGTTGTTATCAATGTCGGGATGCTGTTTGGATAAGTTATATTCAGGAGAAGTTTTTAATCGGTTTAAAGTTCTACATGTAAGCGTGTATGAAGGcttttagttattattagaCAAAGaattatcaatataataatatgttttataactaTTCGATTATAATGATCAAGTGTCCAACAGATTTACAATCATAACGCCAGTTTAAAAACCTTGATTCCTTAGATATCAGAATTGCATGTATAAAAAATACGGTATAATGACATCACTGTTCTATCCCCACCCCCACCATCTCACAGTTTAAATAATCTGTGAACTTATTCGATGATTGTTCTGACTGTAATTTTATGATTGTGGAACATTTTCATTCGTAAAATCAGAATTCTTAAAATTTGCTTTATTTCGTTACCAGTTTTGTTTCTAGAATTTGATAAATCATGGCTAACGACGACGTAGTGCTAAAACAATATCTTTCGAAATATAAACACCGCGACTACACGGCTCGTGAagtgattaatttaattcaagtgTACAGAAGTTTGACCTATCGTCTGGAAGCCTTTGTGTTCAACAACGGCGCTAGGAAAGACTTATTAAATCTAGAGGGTACTATCCCGGTTAACTATAAAGGAGCCTTCTACAATATTCCTGTATGCATTTGGCTTATGGACACTCATCCACAAAATGCGCCGCTCTGTTTTGTTAAACCCACGTCAGACATGTCCATCAAAGTTTCTAAATATGTAGATAGCAACGGCAAAGTATACCTTCCTTTTCTACACGAGTGGACCCAAAACGGTTCTACACTGCAGAAGCTTATTCAATGCATGATTACTGCTTTTGGAGAGCTGCCGCCAGTCTATTCTAAACCGCGGAACGAGACTAGAGCACCATACCCTGTTAATTCGTTTATGCCTCAGCCCACGGGGTATCCATTTCCTCAGGGTACTCCTCAGCCAGGCTATCCAACACCAGCTCCATATCCTACTACCTCAAATCTCCCTTATCCAAGTTATGGTGCTCCTTATCCTGGAGCAGTTAGTACAAATGGCATGCCTTATCCACCTGCTGCTGCAACATCCCTGCCATACCCTCCGGCTGCTGGCTATGGTGGACCCACACCTGATGTGGCTGGAGGTACTATCACAGAGGAACACATTAAAGCATCTCTGCTGTCTGCTGTGGAGGATAAATTACGCCGGAGACTTAAGGAACAGTCTCAGCAGTCCCAAGCCGAGCTGGAAACTTTGCGTCGCACACAGAAAGAGCTTTGTGAAGGAAAATCTCGCTTGGAAGACATACTGTCAAGGTTGCAAAGGGAGAGAGCAGAGTTAGATAAAAACGTAACTATATTGCAGGAGAAAGAGAAGGAATTGCATACAGCTATAGACCGGTTACAGGAACAGGAGGGCATTGATGTTGATGAGGCTGTGGTCACTACTGCCCCACTCTACTCACAACTGTTAAATGCTTTTGCTGAAGAAGCTACTCTAGAAGACGCTATTTACTATATGGGAGAGGCTCTGCGTAAGGAAGTTATTGATTTGGATACATTCTTGAAGCAAGTGCGCACTCTGGCTCGCAGGCAGTTCACCCTGCGTGCCCTCATGCACAAGTGTCGGCAGAAGGCTCAGTTGGCGTGCTAATAGTGGCGATGTTTCTGGCAATGTACCCTTAAGTACTTGCCAGAAATAAAAGActatgtgatttgtatgtaaATGGTGATGAGTCATACATTATTGACATCATATCGAGATGGATTCATAGAGAGGCAGATATCCTCAGGACTATTGGTTGATGAAATTCTTCAGTGTAATTATTGATGTGGTAATCTGCTATTTTGGGTGCAGTGGATGCAATGTCAAAATAATTCAACAGGACTACATAAATATGCATACTGTATTTAAATTCTGATAAGTGACAACCACAGTTTGCCCTATTTCattgtataaacaaaatgataactgtaaatttattgtaatcatgcaaaatatatatataataatatattctagcTTCAATATGAAATAGCCTAATAAAGATACTATACTCAAAGGAGAAAAGTATTAATGCAACGGGCATATTTCTGAATAAATACAAGTTTCAATagtataataatgttatgataATTATCTTGTTTTATGTAAAGAACTAGTAGTTACGTAATGAGTTACTTTTCTCTATTAAATACCCCTGGTGACTGGTGAAGTAAATGTTTACCAACATGCTAAGAACTGGCAACACTTTTCTACTTTATTAGGTGTAGTAGATATTGTAGTTGCACTTATATATTGAACATCCTGCATTTACTATGTAATCTTAGATACTAGAGCTAGGATGTAGACCTAGATCATAGGTATTATTGTCAATGTAGTGGATGCCATTTATCTCATACGTAAATGTAGTAAATACCaatgttaaaatgtaaaaaaagttactgtttataatataattgtagttATTGTAACCATGTCTTTTTGCACATTAACTTAATACTTGGAACATTTTAAACAcagttaaaaaaacagtttgtaGAATGAACTCAACTTAAGTTATGGTTGCAGGTATTAAGTTAATCTGCAAGCAAACCtgatctatttatattattaaagtttttctaCCTAATAATATACTCTGTAGAttaaaatgaatggaaatatgATGGAAGGACAGATAGATATATCACATGAGACTAAGCTTGCTCTGCAGAAAAGGTTGAGTGACACTGACCTAAGATGTTAACATACCATTTTATTAGAAGATCTGAATACTGAATCATACTTCAGCCATTAATGGCAGTCCTACTTTACACTGTAAAGTACCAGCGACAGCACAAGATTTAAGgtgatattaatgtttcagTATTTGGGTAAGGCcaaatgaaaaagtaaaaaaaataatatcatatattatgtgtataaaaCTTAGCCActtttcattcatttgtttgttaTCACAATCATTTGATAACTTAATAAATGAGTCATTGTATCAACAGTCTTATCAGTAAACAATATTTCGTAGATATCAGGGTTTAAGTGGTAGACAATAATACAAATTCAATGTATCATCTGAAATTCTATTTGGGTGTTGTGATCTGGTTGTATAGTGTAATCATTGTGCCATGGTCAGGCAAGGGATAATTGTAGATATTTGACTATTTACTGTTcttgtaatataatgttaaagAAGCACTGCAATTTGTTCATTTCTGTTATGCAATGTGGTATTGATAAGTACTTGAGAGTCTAAAAATGTATTAGTGTggaattcaatttataataatcatactAAATTTGTGAATGTATAGCTtgatacatataaaatataaatatggtcTAAGTGGCACATTTATTATGCATATAAATATGTTGCTTAACTATTTAATGGTGTTAGTTTTATAGCATTTACATTCAATTCAAAGTATATCGTAGCTTATATGCACCTTAACGCAGGCAGCCGTTAATGCTGGTTGACCACTGCCTGCTTAATAAACTAAGTTAGTCGCACTCCCATAGTTGAGCCAGTGTATAACACATTCGACGCCAACTTTTCTAGCAAGAGTTAGCGTCGAATGTATTGCATAAACACTATCCGCGCGAATTATCATCTTCACACATATTTCACTCGAAACTACAGAGATATAGTTTATCTGGATAGCTGGCGTCATGTCGTGCTCTATATCCTAACTAAACTTAGTTCAGTTCGCAGTGGGAAATCGGCTTTCCAGTTATCATTATTCTATGATCAAAGTAATCAACCTTTGTTACTGCCATGGCGTAGGTTTTTACTGTTGTAGAGGATTGAGTGAGTCCTTCATTATGATTGATcacaataaatatgaataatagtCGTTAAGACTTGCGTGACCACAATTACCTATGACGCCATAATATCGCCATTTAATTTCTTGTTCTAGTTTTATGAAatgtattaaacatatttatgctGAACCACAAGAATACTCGAGCGCATACCATAGTAATGACCACATGACGCCATGGCACATCCTTAAGGGAGTTAGAGGTTTGTTTGAGTTTTATTAGAACTCACaattttgctttgaaaatgTAGCGCAGAGTAACTCCACTTTATCACACTGTGTTACCTGTTAATCGGATTTTTCATTACTAAGACTGTAAATATGAtctatgttaaaattattactcaTTATAAAAAGTagacgttttataaataatattgaaactaCGAATTGTTTAATAtagtgttaaaatatattatagtttatttataaggcCTGAGGACCCACCGCTACTGAAAGCAGTACTGTTGTGGTTGcagaagcgagacggcgctataCACGGCGTACGggggcgtctcttttccacaaccgCAAGAGTCTTACTTTAACAGCTGGTGGTCCCCAGTTTTGCACTGGTGAAGTGTTGTAGAAATTCACAGTTGTATAATCataatgcaatttatttaatcgATTTTTGTTCACAGCATGAGGATTGCTTTTCCTTTTTGTACAGTTTATgtataatatgataatttataCCTATTGCGTTCAGACGGGATTTTTGCATGACGAATATTTTATACTACCGTGCCCACGCATGTGCGTTGTAGACAGTTTTCAATCTATCTATTGAATGTTTCTTAAAGTAGCAGTTAGTTATGCGAAAGTCCCGTATTAACATGTCTGTATCACGGCGAAGGACGAATAGATTTTGGCCAGCGGTTTTTCTTATTGaaagtttttctttgaattagtGACATTTCAATGGCTCTATTACAAAATACTTCCCATTTTTAACATCCTCCTTTGCCAGTATACAAACTCACTTTCTGAGAGATTATTGTTAATCATTTTTGTATCTCGACGAATGTAAATATGTTCTAGAGTAAGTTTGCTTTACATATTATCGGCGCTGACTGATATTTGTGTCACAATAAACGCGAAAAATGTGAATGATGTTTCATTATGCTTAGTTGATCAGCTGTTTCGTTGCGTGGGAGTGTAGAATAGTAGAATTAGACTATAAGCCGGTTAAGGCAAGGATGCATACTCGAACAGAGGGCTTACTGTTTCATTTGCTAAAGCGATGTGTAGCGCTCCGTCTCACTTCCTGCAACAGACTTGCTTTCAGAGAACCTGGCAGTCCCCCGGGTCCCCAGTATTAGTGGAGGTTAAAGTAATTTGTTATATGTTTCTGATACATTAGGATTTGCCTGTGACCTGTGAGTGGTGTAGCGATGAAGGGGTCGGAGGGCCGGACCGCCTGAGTGACAGTGACCCAAGCTACGCCACTGCCTGTTACTCCTGTCTACTCAAATTGTTTCACACTTTGGTTGGAACAGAAAAGATAGTCCCAAACATTACATGCTCGTGATAAGCTTACCTCTAATTGCACTAATTTCTCCACttaactaaacatttaaatgataagATCGTATATTAGCAATGAGTACACATCATACAGATAAACACATATCTGTTATCATGGTACGCAGTAAGTGTACTTGTTATTGAGGAATTCCCGTAGTAGTTGGCACTTTAAACTAACTTCCCATTCATTAGATTAGAGGCTgactattacatattttatttattcattgaaattCAGCGCCTTTTCCAACACACCTGGGTAACGGGGTAAATAGAGGCATCTtcggggtggatagaaacacaGTTTAAAGTTTTAGACATTTTAgcgacaaaaaaatattacgtcaaAATTctcctttaataaaataattgtactaAACCAGTTTTTATGAAAGCAAACGCAGGCAACTCCTCTAAGCCGGAAAATCTCGGTAAATCTAGATAATCGTTTTTCAATCGGAGACGCTTCTATATTCGACCTCTTTGACTGTAGTTCataattgcaaaattaaataaaacatataacttATTTTTGGATAACTTGCGTATCCTGTTATTCCGTAAAACCGAGGAAGGTCCGCATTAGATAAGAAAAATAGTCATAGTGTAAATAGTAAAACCCACTTATGTTTTTTGCAGTTTCAACGTTTTG includes these proteins:
- the LOC113505472 gene encoding tumor susceptibility gene 101 protein, giving the protein MANDDVVLKQYLSKYKHRDYTAREVINLIQVYRSLTYRLEAFVFNNGARKDLLNLEGTIPVNYKGAFYNIPVCIWLMDTHPQNAPLCFVKPTSDMSIKVSKYVDSNGKVYLPFLHEWTQNGSTLQKLIQCMITAFGELPPVYSKPRNETRAPYPVNSFMPQPTGYPFPQGTPQPGYPTPAPYPTTSNLPYPSYGAPYPGAVSTNGMPYPPAAATSLPYPPAAGYGGPTPDVAGGTITEEHIKASLLSAVEDKLRRRLKEQSQQSQAELETLRRTQKELCEGKSRLEDILSRLQRERAELDKNVTILQEKEKELHTAIDRLQEQEGIDVDEAVVTTAPLYSQLLNAFAEEATLEDAIYYMGEALRKEVIDLDTFLKQVRTLARRQFTLRALMHKCRQKAQLAC